One window of the Nitratidesulfovibrio sp. genome contains the following:
- a CDS encoding zinc metalloprotease HtpX — MTSQIKTAMLLALLSGIIIVLGGAMGGKTGIMIALILALVMNVGSYWYSDKIVLSMYGAQEVAPQDAPMLHTMVEELAARAGIPKPRVCVIPEDAPNAFATGRDPAHGVVAVTHGIMRILSPEELKGVLAHEIGHIANRDILVQTVAGVLASVIVSVANMMQWAAIFGFGRSDDEEGGTSPLVAIMMAIVAPIAASLIQFAISRSREYLADETGARLAGNPLYLAGALAKLQAWSQKVPMQHGSQATAHMFIVNPFSGASMASLFSTHPPMEERIARLQAMAARR; from the coding sequence GTGACCAGTCAGATCAAGACCGCCATGCTGCTTGCCCTTCTTTCGGGCATCATCATCGTCCTTGGCGGGGCCATGGGCGGCAAGACGGGCATCATGATCGCACTGATCCTGGCCCTGGTGATGAACGTCGGCAGCTATTGGTATTCCGACAAGATCGTCCTTTCCATGTACGGCGCGCAGGAGGTTGCCCCCCAGGACGCCCCCATGCTGCACACCATGGTAGAGGAACTTGCCGCCCGCGCGGGCATTCCCAAGCCGCGCGTGTGCGTCATACCCGAAGACGCCCCCAACGCCTTCGCCACGGGGCGCGACCCGGCCCACGGCGTGGTGGCGGTAACCCACGGCATCATGCGCATCCTCTCGCCAGAAGAGCTGAAGGGCGTGCTGGCCCACGAGATCGGACACATCGCCAACCGCGACATCCTGGTGCAGACCGTGGCCGGGGTGCTCGCCTCGGTCATCGTGTCCGTCGCCAACATGATGCAGTGGGCGGCCATCTTCGGCTTTGGCCGCAGCGACGACGAAGAGGGTGGCACCAGCCCGCTGGTGGCCATCATGATGGCCATCGTGGCGCCCATCGCCGCCTCGCTGATCCAGTTCGCCATTTCCCGCTCGCGCGAGTATCTGGCCGACGAGACGGGCGCGAGGCTCGCGGGCAACCCGCTGTACCTGGCCGGTGCCCTGGCCAAGTTGCAGGCGTGGTCGCAAAAGGTGCCCATGCAGCACGGCAGCCAGGCCACCGCGCACATGTTCATCGTGAACCCGTTCAGCGGGGCCAGCATGGCCAGCCTGTTCAGCACCCACCCTCCCATGGAGGAACGCATCGCCCGCTTGCAGGCCATGGCCGCACGGCGCTAG
- a CDS encoding 4Fe-4S binding protein — MPRSPFRLPSPARIRLGVQAAYSLFLLYAGWRFFLYVRWAMGETEDFVPKPPSVEGFLPISALIAFKRLLVTGQWDPVHPAGLFIFIGVLLMALLLRKGFCGYICPVGFVSSLLARLGTRLGIARRTGPRVARLLSLPKYLLLAQFAWISVVSMDVESIEGFLLSPYNFVADTRMLQFFLAPSNTALIVFAVLGVGSLLLPYFWCRVLCPYGALLSLLARLSPVALRRDPAACVDCGRCSRACPAALPVQRLERLSSGECVGCTECISACPVDGCLSVSLPGKRRLPAWSIAAGCVLVLLAAWGIAQALGMWDSPLPQSMARRFHMMLRAGMITH, encoded by the coding sequence GTGCCGCGTTCCCCGTTCCGCCTGCCATCCCCCGCCCGCATCCGCCTTGGCGTGCAGGCCGCCTACTCCCTGTTCCTGCTCTACGCCGGATGGCGCTTTTTCCTGTACGTGCGCTGGGCCATGGGCGAAACCGAAGACTTCGTGCCCAAGCCCCCTTCCGTGGAAGGCTTTCTGCCCATCAGCGCGCTGATCGCCTTCAAGCGGCTGCTGGTCACCGGCCAGTGGGACCCGGTGCACCCCGCCGGACTGTTCATCTTCATCGGCGTGCTGCTTATGGCCCTGCTGCTGCGCAAGGGCTTTTGCGGGTACATCTGCCCCGTGGGCTTCGTCTCGTCGCTGCTGGCCCGGCTGGGCACGCGGCTTGGCATTGCCCGGCGCACCGGGCCGCGCGTTGCGCGCCTGCTCTCGCTGCCCAAATACCTGCTGCTGGCGCAGTTCGCGTGGATATCCGTGGTGTCCATGGACGTGGAATCCATAGAGGGCTTCCTGCTTTCGCCCTACAACTTCGTGGCCGATACCCGGATGCTCCAGTTCTTTCTGGCGCCCAGCAACACCGCGCTGATCGTGTTCGCCGTGCTGGGCGTGGGTTCGCTGCTGCTGCCCTATTTCTGGTGCCGGGTGCTGTGTCCGTACGGCGCGCTGCTGTCGTTGCTGGCGCGCCTTTCCCCGGTGGCGCTGCGGCGCGACCCGGCAGCCTGCGTGGACTGCGGGCGCTGCTCGCGCGCCTGCCCCGCCGCCCTGCCCGTGCAACGGCTGGAGCGGTTATCTTCCGGCGAATGCGTGGGCTGCACGGAATGCATTAGCGCCTGCCCCGTGGACGGCTGCCTGTCGGTAAGCCTGCCCGGCAAACGCCGCCTGCCCGCCTGGTCCATTGCCGCCGGGTGCGTGCTGGTGCTGCTGGCGGCCTGGGGTATTGCGCAGGCATTGGGCATGTGGGATTCGCCCCTGCCGCAGTCCATGGCCCGCCGCTTCCACATGATGCTGCGGGCAGGCATGATCACCCACTAG
- a CDS encoding EamA family transporter, with the protein MEPVVLVAVLSAAALHAAWNAMVKADLDRFLAVTIVTLTETCVALAVLPFVAPPPPAAWPWLAASLAFHTGYNLFLAQAYRMGDLGQVYPIARGSAPLIVALVMATAFGERLSPAASAGVAVLAGGICLMSLQGGQGGRDGRAEQAEQAGRARGLPVGRAVAFALATALFIACYTVTDGIGARAGATPHGYAVWLFLFDGLIMFAILLARRGRKGLVDIRANWRGGAAGGLMAVGGYWIVIWAMASAPIALVATLRETSVLFAAAISVLVLKEPLTRWRAVAACVIVAGAILTRAG; encoded by the coding sequence ATGGAACCGGTCGTGCTTGTCGCCGTCCTTTCCGCCGCCGCACTGCACGCGGCATGGAACGCCATGGTCAAGGCGGACCTGGACAGGTTTCTTGCCGTTACCATAGTAACCCTGACCGAGACATGCGTGGCCCTGGCGGTGTTGCCTTTCGTCGCCCCTCCGCCGCCCGCCGCATGGCCATGGCTGGCCGCTTCGCTGGCATTTCACACCGGGTACAACCTGTTCCTGGCCCAGGCCTACCGCATGGGCGACCTGGGACAGGTCTACCCCATAGCCCGTGGCAGCGCGCCACTCATCGTGGCCCTGGTCATGGCCACAGCCTTCGGCGAACGGCTTTCCCCCGCTGCCAGTGCGGGCGTGGCCGTGCTGGCGGGGGGCATCTGCCTGATGTCCTTACAGGGTGGGCAGGGTGGACGAGACGGACGGGCCGAACAGGCCGAACAGGCCGGACGCGCCCGTGGCCTGCCCGTCGGGCGCGCGGTGGCCTTTGCGCTGGCCACCGCTCTGTTCATCGCCTGCTACACCGTCACCGACGGCATCGGCGCACGCGCCGGAGCCACGCCGCATGGCTACGCCGTGTGGCTGTTCCTGTTCGACGGCCTGATCATGTTCGCCATCCTGCTGGCCCGACGCGGTCGGAAAGGGCTGGTGGACATCCGCGCCAACTGGCGCGGCGGCGCGGCGGGCGGCTTGATGGCCGTTGGCGGATACTGGATCGTCATCTGGGCCATGGCATCCGCCCCCATCGCCCTGGTTGCCACCCTGCGCGAAACAAGCGTGCTGTTTGCCGCAGCCATCTCCGTGCTGGTGCTGAAGGAACCCCTTACCCGCTGGCGCGCGGTGGCAGCCTGCGTCATCGTTGCCGGGGCCATCCTGACCCGCGCGGGGTAG
- a CDS encoding phosphoribosylanthranilate isomerase, with protein sequence MTGDALSAIPRLERGAPCTGLIQVAGVHDMAEALALREAGVHAMGLPLRLPVNAEDLTEAEAARLVAEVERLPAPPLLAVGITYITDGAEAAAFCRALGLRRLQLHGPVAASELARLRRALPDLFLIKSLVVRTDGNLPELLDTVRELAPLTDAFITDTHDPATGADGATGRTHDWAVSAELVRRSPRPVILAGGLNPDNVRAAILRVRPAGVDAHTGVEGPDGRKCPDRLRRFVDEARRGFAAAGLHRA encoded by the coding sequence ATGACCGGCGACGCGCTTTCCGCCATCCCCCGGCTGGAGCGCGGCGCGCCCTGCACCGGGCTGATCCAGGTGGCGGGCGTGCACGACATGGCCGAGGCGCTGGCCCTGCGCGAGGCCGGGGTGCACGCCATGGGGCTGCCCCTGCGCCTGCCGGTGAACGCGGAAGACCTGACGGAAGCCGAGGCCGCCCGGCTGGTGGCCGAGGTGGAACGCCTGCCCGCACCGCCCCTGCTGGCCGTGGGCATCACCTACATCACCGACGGGGCCGAGGCGGCGGCGTTCTGCCGCGCGCTGGGGCTGCGCCGCCTGCAACTGCACGGCCCGGTGGCGGCCAGCGAACTGGCCCGGCTGCGGCGCGCTTTGCCGGACCTGTTCCTGATCAAGAGCCTGGTGGTGCGCACCGATGGCAACCTGCCGGAACTGCTGGACACCGTGCGCGAACTGGCCCCCCTGACCGACGCCTTCATCACCGACACCCACGACCCGGCCACCGGCGCGGACGGGGCCACCGGCCGCACCCACGACTGGGCAGTGAGCGCAGAACTGGTGCGCCGCTCGCCCCGCCCGGTGATTCTTGCCGGGGGGCTGAATCCGGATAACGTGCGCGCGGCCATCCTGCGGGTGCGCCCGGCAGGGGTGGACGCGCACACCGGCGTGGAAGGCCCGGATGGCCGCAAGTGCCCGGACAGGCTGCGCCGCTTCGTGGACGAGGCCCGGCGGGGCTTTGCGGCAGCAGGCCTGCACCGGGCCTGA
- a CDS encoding ATP-binding cassette domain-containing protein — MTTTPSPPADRAAPLAVLDDVRVSFGGRRALDGACWTLRAGECWAVFGRNGAGKSTLLRVVRGTTRPDQIDGGQVTWFPPAGDDALPHPETSPLAGRALCTSVSSAQQERYMRQGWLLTGEELLLTGYYDTPLLYEDPGAERIAAARDLARRLGAAHLLDVKVPAMSQGQLRLLLVARALVRQPAVLLLDEVCEGLDATARAAVLGAVDHAAALGVTVLFATHRTDQLPACLTRALLVQGGRIMAEGPLAEVMANLPSDSGVCGGDGLDTPDTKDIAVPGMPGVNGGVALAPVLARIERADVFVERVHVLHAIDWTIRRGENWCVIGPNGSGKSTLLRLLHGEENVAVGGDIVWFADEASCGVARRGQAQQAQQAQQASLRDLPLLHRRVALVSDQLQATYGYDLTAEELVLTGFSGTIGLYDEPDDDQRAEAAHWLRMLGAAGLAGQRIRTLSTGQLRRVLLARALAGAPDLLLLDEPCSGLDPASRAAFLALLGQLARAGVQMVLVTHHEGDLIPEISHVLRLADGRITHCGPRGDGGMVPGVTA; from the coding sequence ATGACCACCACACCTTCGCCCCCTGCCGACCGCGCCGCCCCCCTGGCGGTGCTGGATGATGTCCGCGTCAGCTTCGGCGGGCGCCGCGCCCTGGACGGCGCATGCTGGACCCTGCGCGCCGGGGAATGCTGGGCCGTATTCGGCCGCAATGGCGCGGGCAAGTCCACCCTGCTGCGCGTGGTGCGCGGCACCACCCGGCCCGACCAGATCGACGGGGGGCAGGTGACCTGGTTCCCGCCCGCGGGCGACGACGCCTTGCCACATCCCGAAACGTCGCCCCTCGCCGGGCGCGCCCTGTGCACCAGCGTGTCGTCAGCCCAGCAGGAGCGCTACATGCGCCAGGGCTGGCTGCTCACCGGCGAGGAACTGCTGCTCACCGGCTATTACGACACCCCCTTGCTCTACGAAGACCCCGGCGCGGAACGCATCGCCGCCGCGCGCGACCTTGCCCGCCGCCTGGGCGCCGCCCACCTGCTGGACGTCAAGGTGCCCGCCATGTCGCAGGGGCAACTGCGCTTGCTGCTGGTGGCCCGCGCCCTGGTGCGCCAGCCCGCCGTGCTGCTGCTGGACGAGGTGTGCGAAGGGCTGGACGCCACGGCCCGCGCCGCCGTGCTGGGCGCCGTGGACCATGCCGCCGCGCTGGGGGTGACCGTGCTGTTCGCCACCCACCGCACCGACCAGTTGCCCGCCTGCCTCACCCGTGCCCTGCTGGTGCAGGGGGGGCGCATCATGGCGGAAGGCCCGCTGGCGGAAGTCATGGCCAACCTGCCCTCCGATTCCGGCGTGTGCGGGGGGGACGGGCTGGACACCCCGGATACGAAGGACATTGCCGTGCCCGGCATGCCCGGCGTGAACGGCGGTGTGGCGCTGGCCCCGGTGCTGGCCCGCATCGAACGCGCCGACGTGTTCGTCGAACGGGTGCACGTGCTGCATGCCATCGACTGGACCATCCGGCGCGGCGAAAACTGGTGCGTCATCGGCCCCAACGGCTCGGGCAAGTCCACCCTGCTGCGCCTGCTGCACGGCGAGGAAAACGTGGCCGTGGGCGGCGACATCGTGTGGTTCGCGGACGAGGCATCCTGCGGGGTGGCCCGGCGCGGACAGGCACAACAGGCGCAACAGGCGCAACAGGCATCCCTGCGCGACCTGCCCCTGCTGCACCGCCGCGTGGCCCTGGTGTCCGACCAGTTGCAGGCCACCTACGGGTACGACCTGACCGCCGAGGAACTGGTGCTTACCGGATTTTCCGGCACCATCGGCCTGTACGACGAGCCGGACGACGACCAGCGGGCCGAGGCCGCCCACTGGCTACGCATGCTGGGCGCGGCGGGCCTTGCCGGGCAGCGCATCCGCACCCTGTCCACCGGGCAGTTGCGCCGGGTGCTGCTGGCCCGCGCCCTGGCGGGCGCGCCGGACCTGCTGCTGCTGGACGAGCCGTGCTCCGGGCTGGACCCGGCCAGCCGCGCCGCGTTCCTGGCCCTGCTGGGGCAACTGGCCCGCGCGGGCGTGCAGATGGTGCTGGTCACCCACCACGAGGGCGACCTGATTCCGGAAATCAGCCACGTGCTGCGCCTGGCCGATGGCCGCATCACCCACTGCGGCCCGCGCGGGGACGGCGGCATGGTGCCCGGCGTGACCGCATGA
- a CDS encoding histidinol-phosphatase: protein MITVDLHTHTSHSHGQATVEEMFATAMDRGMEVFGFSEHSPRPLAYSYPRDYRDKLTAGFPRYVDEVRALANGRQDGKTVLLGLEMDWLPGQEPFTAETIHRYPFDYIIGGIHFLGTWGFDCTVDDWKDLAPEQTHDAFVRYFDSLRRMGASGMFNIAAHPDIIKIFAVEAFHEWLERPESRQQVRDALATLRAAGMAMEISSAGLRKLCKEIYPCPTIMEMARELELPITFGSDAHCTSTVAWGFDQLEEYARRFGYTHSVWFQKGVMHQRPF from the coding sequence GTGATCACCGTCGACCTGCACACCCACACCAGCCATTCCCACGGGCAGGCCACCGTGGAGGAAATGTTCGCCACCGCCATGGATCGCGGCATGGAAGTCTTCGGCTTTTCCGAACATTCGCCCCGCCCCCTCGCCTATTCCTATCCCAGGGACTACCGCGACAAACTGACGGCAGGCTTTCCCCGCTACGTGGACGAGGTACGCGCCCTGGCCAATGGACGGCAGGACGGCAAGACCGTGCTGCTGGGCCTGGAAATGGACTGGCTGCCGGGGCAGGAACCCTTCACGGCGGAAACCATCCACCGCTACCCCTTCGACTACATCATCGGGGGCATCCACTTTCTGGGCACCTGGGGCTTCGACTGCACCGTGGACGACTGGAAGGACCTTGCGCCCGAACAGACCCACGACGCCTTCGTCCGCTATTTCGACAGCCTGCGCCGCATGGGAGCGTCGGGCATGTTCAACATCGCCGCCCACCCGGACATCATCAAGATATTCGCGGTGGAGGCCTTTCACGAATGGCTGGAGCGCCCGGAATCGCGCCAGCAGGTGCGCGATGCCCTCGCCACCCTGCGCGCGGCGGGCATGGCCATGGAAATATCCTCTGCCGGGCTGCGCAAGCTGTGCAAGGAAATCTATCCCTGCCCCACCATCATGGAAATGGCCCGCGAACTGGAACTGCCCATCACCTTCGGCTCGGACGCGCACTGCACCTCCACCGTGGCCTGGGGCTTCGACCAGCTGGAAGAATACGCCCGCCGCTTCGGCTACACGCACAGCGTGTGGTTTCAGAAGGGTGTGATGCACCAGCGGCCTTTCTAG
- a CDS encoding late competence development ComFB family protein → MAPRSEKYRIGDIDLTDIRNRNELRVIKAMEQVLREPPVYTPDPKDIQDIYALALNNLAPRYAQTGTIVLRDPVRDEQIIEAVRNAFVRVMERPKE, encoded by the coding sequence ATGGCGCCCAGAAGCGAAAAGTACCGCATCGGCGACATCGACCTGACCGACATCCGCAACCGCAACGAACTGCGGGTCATCAAGGCCATGGAACAGGTGCTGCGCGAACCGCCCGTGTACACCCCGGACCCCAAGGACATTCAGGACATCTACGCGCTGGCGCTGAACAACCTGGCCCCGCGCTACGCCCAGACCGGCACCATCGTGCTGCGTGATCCGGTGCGCGACGAGCAGATCATCGAGGCCGTGCGCAACGCCTTCGTGCGGGTCATGGAACGCCCCAAGGAATAA
- the gltA gene encoding NADPH-dependent glutamate synthase, whose amino-acid sequence MTATAERKPAGGRKITPRVDMPCQPAKERIRNFEEVAVGYTQQMATEEARRCLQCKNPKCVKGCPVEVPIKDFIGQLAKGDLEGAYRTIKSTNSLPGVCGRVCPQENQCEGACVLNAKGQPVAIGRLERYVADTYMALDACDHLAARLTCPAVDPELRVACIGSGPASLTVAGYLSSRGIKVTVFEALHEVGGVLVYGIPEFRLPKSAIVEKEVQALRTQEVDFVTNWVGGRTFSVDDLFAEGYRAVFIGVGAGLPRFLGVPGENLTGVFSANEYLTRVNLGRAYAFPDYDTPVYQGRDVTVYGGGNVAMDAARTALRLGAESVRIVYRRTRDELPARHEELEHAEEEGVILELLANPVAFHGDEMGRLTGVTLQRMQLGEPDASGRRSPVPVEGDTYELPTDLAIIAVGTRPNPILLEATPQLKLSRRGYIEVDENTGETSIPNVFAGGDIVTGAATVILAMGAGRRAAKEIRRRLKGGE is encoded by the coding sequence ATGACCGCCACCGCCGAACGCAAGCCCGCCGGGGGCCGCAAGATCACCCCGCGCGTGGACATGCCCTGCCAGCCCGCCAAGGAGCGCATCCGCAACTTCGAAGAAGTGGCCGTGGGCTACACGCAGCAGATGGCCACGGAAGAGGCCCGACGCTGCCTGCAATGCAAGAACCCCAAGTGCGTCAAGGGCTGCCCCGTGGAAGTGCCCATCAAGGACTTCATCGGCCAGCTTGCCAAGGGCGACCTGGAAGGCGCCTACCGCACCATCAAGTCGACCAACAGCCTGCCCGGCGTGTGCGGTCGGGTATGCCCGCAGGAAAACCAGTGCGAGGGCGCCTGCGTGCTGAACGCCAAGGGCCAGCCCGTGGCCATCGGCCGCCTGGAACGCTACGTGGCCGACACCTACATGGCCCTCGACGCCTGCGACCACCTTGCCGCCAGGCTGACCTGCCCGGCGGTGGACCCGGAACTGCGCGTGGCCTGCATCGGCAGCGGCCCGGCCAGCCTGACCGTGGCGGGGTACCTTTCCTCGCGCGGGATCAAGGTGACCGTGTTCGAGGCCCTGCACGAGGTGGGCGGAGTGCTGGTGTACGGCATTCCCGAATTCCGCCTGCCGAAATCGGCCATCGTGGAAAAGGAAGTGCAGGCCCTGCGCACCCAGGAAGTGGATTTCGTCACCAACTGGGTGGGTGGCCGCACCTTTTCCGTGGATGACCTGTTCGCGGAAGGCTACCGCGCCGTATTCATCGGCGTGGGCGCGGGGCTGCCGCGCTTTCTCGGCGTGCCCGGCGAAAACCTGACCGGGGTGTTTTCCGCCAACGAATATCTTACCCGCGTCAACCTGGGCCGGGCCTACGCCTTTCCGGACTACGACACCCCCGTCTACCAGGGCCGCGACGTGACGGTGTACGGCGGCGGCAACGTGGCCATGGACGCCGCGCGCACGGCGCTGCGCCTGGGCGCGGAATCGGTGCGCATCGTCTATCGCCGCACCCGCGACGAACTGCCCGCCCGGCACGAGGAACTGGAACACGCCGAGGAAGAAGGCGTGATCCTGGAACTGCTGGCCAATCCCGTGGCCTTCCACGGCGACGAGATGGGCCGCCTGACCGGCGTCACCCTGCAACGCATGCAGCTTGGCGAACCGGACGCATCGGGCCGCCGCAGCCCGGTGCCGGTGGAAGGCGACACCTACGAACTGCCCACCGACCTTGCCATCATCGCCGTGGGCACCCGGCCCAACCCCATCCTGCTGGAAGCCACGCCGCAGCTGAAGCTGAGCAGGCGCGGCTACATCGAGGTGGACGAGAACACCGGCGAAACCTCCATTCCCAACGTGTTCGCCGGGGGCGACATCGTTACCGGCGCGGCCACGGTCATCCTGGCCATGGGCGCGGGACGCAGGGCTGCCAAGGAAATCCGCCGCCGCCTGAAGGGCGGGGAGTAG